From the genome of Prevotella herbatica, one region includes:
- the recN gene encoding DNA repair protein RecN — translation MLRQLYIRNFTLIDELNIAFNSGFSVITGETGAGKSIILGAIGLLLGQRADLKVIKSGKDKCVIEAHFDLSKYDMDSFFTNNDIDYEPQDCIIRREINKNGKSRAFINDTPVQLTMMRELGEMLVDIHSQHQNLLLQKEDFQLNVVDIIANDNKELKDYRNCFAKYHEAIKELEKIKESIVQSRDNEEFMRFQFDEITKAQLTDGEQETIEQETEQLSHSEEIKEALYDSDNALMAETNGAVEQVKIAASRLQNIENVFQNAKELAERLSNCHIELKDIAQEISRDVENVDFDPDRLNSLTQRLDYIYSLEQKFRVNSITELLSIRDDLQVKLENIDNSDDTIKETQQKVDTLKNECISKAGKLTKLRSEAAKKVEKEMSSRLIPLGIPNVRFQIELINKELSEDGADKISFLFSANKSTPLQPVSQVASGGEIARVMLSLKAMISGVVKLPTIIFDEIDTGVSGRVAEMMAQIMQEMGNHERQVISITHLPQIAALGSTHYKVEKEETADGTISNMRMLNNEERIKEIAQMLSGSNISEEAINNARALLKL, via the coding sequence ATGTTAAGACAGCTTTACATAAGAAATTTCACCTTGATAGACGAATTGAATATTGCGTTCAATTCCGGCTTTTCAGTCATAACTGGTGAAACTGGTGCAGGAAAGAGTATCATACTTGGAGCTATCGGTTTACTGCTTGGACAAAGAGCTGACCTGAAGGTTATTAAATCAGGAAAAGACAAATGTGTCATTGAAGCCCACTTTGACCTTAGCAAATATGATATGGACTCTTTTTTCACTAATAACGATATTGACTATGAACCACAAGACTGCATCATTAGAAGGGAAATAAACAAGAATGGCAAAAGCCGTGCCTTCATTAATGATACTCCTGTTCAGCTGACAATGATGCGTGAACTTGGAGAAATGCTTGTTGATATCCATAGTCAACACCAAAACCTATTATTGCAAAAAGAAGACTTTCAACTGAATGTGGTTGATATCATAGCCAACGACAATAAAGAACTGAAAGATTACAGAAACTGTTTTGCTAAATATCACGAAGCAATAAAAGAACTTGAAAAAATCAAAGAAAGTATTGTCCAAAGTCGTGATAATGAAGAGTTTATGAGATTCCAGTTCGACGAAATAACTAAGGCACAACTTACAGACGGAGAACAGGAAACGATAGAACAGGAAACAGAGCAACTGAGTCATTCTGAGGAAATTAAGGAGGCTTTATACGATAGTGACAATGCTCTTATGGCAGAAACAAACGGAGCCGTTGAACAAGTAAAGATTGCCGCTTCAAGACTGCAAAATATTGAGAACGTATTTCAAAACGCTAAAGAACTTGCAGAAAGGCTTTCCAACTGCCACATAGAACTGAAAGATATAGCACAGGAGATTAGTCGCGATGTTGAGAATGTGGACTTTGATCCGGACAGATTGAATAGTCTCACTCAACGACTCGATTATATATACTCTCTTGAACAAAAGTTCCGCGTAAACAGTATTACTGAATTACTGTCTATTCGTGACGATTTACAAGTTAAATTGGAAAATATAGACAACTCTGATGACACGATAAAAGAGACACAGCAAAAAGTTGATACTCTTAAAAATGAATGTATCAGCAAAGCTGGGAAACTTACAAAGCTGCGCAGTGAAGCAGCAAAGAAAGTTGAAAAGGAAATGTCTAGTCGACTCATACCATTAGGAATACCGAACGTACGTTTCCAGATTGAACTTATAAATAAGGAACTGTCAGAAGACGGAGCAGACAAGATTTCATTCTTGTTCAGCGCAAATAAGAGCACCCCACTCCAACCAGTTAGTCAAGTTGCATCTGGCGGTGAAATTGCACGAGTAATGCTGTCACTGAAGGCAATGATAAGTGGCGTAGTAAAATTACCGACAATCATATTCGACGAGATTGATACCGGTGTAAGCGGTAGAGTTGCCGAAATGATGGCACAAATAATGCAGGAAATGGGAAACCATGAGCGACAAGTAATAAGTATCACTCACCTTCCACAGATTGCCGCATTAGGTTCTACGCACTATAAGGTTGAAAAAGAAGAAACTGCTGACGGGACAATAAGCAATATGCGCATGTTAAACAATGAGGAACGCATAAAAGAAATTGCCCAGATGCTGAGCGGAAGTAATATATCAGAAGAGGCCATAAACAATGCAAGGGCTCTTCTTAAACTATAA
- the rpmA gene encoding 50S ribosomal protein L27, with protein sequence MAHKKGVGSSKNGRDSASQRLGVKIWGGQKVIAGNIIIRQRGNKHFAGENVAQGKDDTLYALTDGLVYFHKGKKDKSTVSVLSPEVYAAKTKVEA encoded by the coding sequence ATGGCACATAAAAAAGGTGTAGGTAGTTCTAAGAACGGACGTGATTCAGCTTCACAGAGATTAGGCGTAAAAATTTGGGGTGGTCAGAAAGTTATCGCAGGTAACATTATCATCCGTCAGCGTGGTAACAAGCACTTCGCAGGCGAGAACGTTGCTCAGGGTAAAGATGATACTCTCTATGCTCTTACAGATGGTTTAGTATACTTCCATAAGGGCAAGAAGGACAAGAGTACAGTTTCTGTTCTCTCACCTGAAGTTTACGCAGCTAAAACTAAGGTTGAAGCTTAA
- the hisB gene encoding bifunctional histidinol-phosphatase/imidazoleglycerol-phosphate dehydratase HisB: MKKQKILFIDRDGTLIEEPADEQIDSFEKLKFTKGVFKNLEFIRRNLDFRFVMVSNQDGLGTKSFPEDTFWPVHNFIIQTLEGEGITFDDQLIDRHFPEDNSLMRKPGTGMLKEYLNNPAYDIEGSFVIGDRETDAKLAENIGCKALILGQDGITWDKIAEILFAGERIAESRRTTKETDIYVKLNLDGTGKCDISTGLGFFDHMLEQIGKHGMMDLTIHTKGDLNVDEHHTIEDTAITLGECILRALGDKRGIERYGYCLPMDDCLCQVALDFGGRPWLVWDAEFNREKIGEMPTEMFLHFFKSLSDAAQMNLNIKAEGTNEHHKIEGIFKALARSLKMAVKRDIYHYELPSTKGKL, translated from the coding sequence ATGAAAAAGCAGAAAATATTATTCATTGACCGCGACGGAACTCTTATTGAGGAACCAGCTGATGAGCAGATTGATTCTTTTGAAAAGCTGAAGTTCACGAAAGGGGTGTTTAAGAACCTTGAATTTATACGCAGGAATTTAGATTTCCGCTTCGTTATGGTAAGCAACCAAGACGGATTGGGAACAAAATCATTCCCAGAAGATACCTTTTGGCCTGTACATAATTTCATTATCCAAACTTTGGAAGGCGAAGGCATTACTTTCGACGATCAACTGATTGACCGCCACTTTCCAGAGGACAATTCTCTGATGAGAAAACCTGGTACAGGAATGTTAAAGGAATACTTAAACAATCCAGCTTATGATATTGAAGGAAGTTTTGTTATCGGTGATAGAGAAACAGATGCTAAACTAGCTGAAAACATTGGTTGCAAAGCTCTTATCTTAGGACAAGATGGTATTACTTGGGATAAGATAGCAGAGATTCTGTTTGCCGGAGAAAGGATTGCAGAGTCACGACGTACAACAAAAGAAACAGATATCTACGTAAAGCTTAATCTTGACGGAACAGGCAAATGTGACATATCAACAGGTTTGGGATTCTTTGACCACATGCTTGAACAGATAGGCAAACATGGAATGATGGATTTGACAATTCATACCAAAGGAGATCTGAATGTTGACGAGCATCACACCATTGAAGATACAGCGATAACGCTTGGCGAGTGCATACTCAGAGCACTAGGCGACAAGAGAGGTATTGAAAGATATGGCTATTGCCTACCAATGGATGATTGCCTTTGCCAAGTAGCACTAGACTTTGGTGGACGCCCTTGGCTTGTATGGGACGCAGAATTTAACCGTGAGAAAATAGGAGAAATGCCAACTGAAATGTTTCTGCATTTCTTCAAGAGTCTAAGCGATGCGGCTCAAATGAATCTTAACATAAAGGCTGAAGGCACTAACGAGCACCATAAAATAGAAGGTATTTTTAAAGCATTAGCACGTTCGCTCAAGATGGCTGTAAAGCGTGATATCTATCATTATGAACTTCCTTCAACAAAAGGAAAGTTATAA
- the coaBC gene encoding bifunctional phosphopantothenoylcysteine decarboxylase/phosphopantothenate--cysteine ligase CoaBC, translating to MLKGKKIVLGITGSIAAYKSCLIIRELIKRGAEVQVVITPDGKEFITPITLSALTHKPVISEFFSQRDGTWNSHVDLGLWADAMIIAPCTASSIGKMANGIADNMLITTYLSMKAPVFIAPAMDLDMYKHPSTQANIEKLKEYGNYIIEPASGYLASGLEGKGRMEDPEKIVETLNRQFYKKDLKGKQIMITAGPTYEKIDPVRFIGNYSSGKMGFAIAEECYQRGADVTLLAGPVSMKCSDGINRINVESCESMYNEATKAFSNCDAAILCAAVADFKPENIADKKIKREKDDLIIRLKPTHDIAASLGKIKSDKQKIVAFALETNDEEINAKHKLEKKNADFIVLNSTRIPGTTFRSDENQITIISKDGKKEYDKKPKSEVATDIIDELASIMQ from the coding sequence ATGCTAAAAGGGAAAAAAATAGTATTAGGAATTACGGGTTCAATAGCAGCCTACAAATCGTGCCTCATCATTCGCGAATTAATAAAACGCGGTGCTGAGGTACAAGTTGTTATTACCCCTGACGGAAAAGAATTTATCACACCGATAACACTTTCCGCTCTTACACATAAACCAGTGATAAGCGAATTCTTCTCACAACGTGACGGCACATGGAATTCACATGTTGACTTAGGTTTATGGGCTGACGCAATGATCATTGCCCCATGCACAGCAAGCAGCATTGGAAAAATGGCTAACGGAATAGCCGACAACATGCTTATTACAACATATCTTAGCATGAAAGCTCCTGTTTTCATTGCTCCTGCAATGGATCTAGATATGTATAAGCATCCATCAACACAAGCCAATATTGAAAAGCTGAAAGAGTACGGAAACTATATCATCGAACCTGCTAGCGGATACTTGGCTAGCGGACTTGAAGGTAAGGGACGCATGGAAGACCCAGAAAAGATTGTGGAAACTCTTAACCGCCAATTCTATAAAAAAGATCTTAAAGGCAAACAGATAATGATTACTGCCGGACCAACATACGAGAAAATAGATCCGGTAAGATTCATAGGAAACTATTCTAGTGGCAAAATGGGATTTGCCATTGCAGAAGAATGCTATCAACGTGGTGCAGACGTGACACTTCTAGCTGGTCCTGTGTCTATGAAATGCTCTGATGGAATAAATAGGATTAATGTTGAGAGCTGCGAAAGCATGTATAACGAAGCCACAAAAGCTTTTAGCAACTGTGACGCAGCAATACTATGTGCAGCTGTTGCCGACTTTAAACCGGAAAACATTGCAGACAAGAAGATAAAGCGCGAGAAGGATGACTTGATTATCCGACTAAAACCAACTCATGATATAGCAGCATCTCTTGGCAAGATAAAGAGCGACAAACAGAAAATCGTAGCATTCGCATTGGAGACAAACGATGAGGAGATAAATGCCAAACATAAGTTGGAAAAGAAGAACGCAGACTTCATTGTGCTGAATTCAACAAGAATACCAGGTACTACATTCCGCAGTGACGAAAATCAGATAACCATTATCAGTAAGGATGGGAAAAAGGAATATGACAAAAAGCCTAAATCTGAAGTTGCGACTGATATCATTGATGAGTTGGCTTCTATTATGCAGTAA
- the rplU gene encoding 50S ribosomal protein L21: MYAIVEINGQQFKAEEGMKLFVHHIKDAEEGKTVEFDKVLLVDKDGAVTVGAPTVEGAKVVVEVVNPLVKGDKVIVFKMKRRKDFRKKNGHRAQFTEVTVKSINA; encoded by the coding sequence ATGTACGCAATCGTAGAGATTAACGGTCAGCAGTTTAAAGCTGAAGAAGGCATGAAACTCTTTGTGCACCACATCAAGGATGCAGAAGAGGGCAAGACTGTTGAATTTGACAAGGTTCTGCTCGTAGACAAAGACGGAGCAGTTACAGTCGGTGCACCAACAGTTGAAGGTGCAAAAGTTGTAGTTGAAGTTGTGAACCCACTCGTAAAGGGTGACAAGGTTATCGTTTTCAAGATGAAACGCCGTAAGGATTTCCGCAAGAAGAATGGTCACCGCGCACAATTCACAGAGGTAACAGTAAAATCAATTAACGCTTAA
- the porD gene encoding type IX secretion system protein PorD — translation MSWLLLCSNAAHSQELQATININHSQIQGTDNTVFDNLRNTLSQFMNDRKWTNLQFQKNERIACSFNITVTKYDRATNMFTCKAIIQANRPVYNSAYNTTLYNNTDNDFNFEFTEFNQLEFNDESVDNQLTALCAYYAYLIIGMDIDSFSPMGGEDVLQRCMNVANNSQNLNYTGWKSFDDSKNRYAIINDYIDEGMKPFRQLQYDYYRNGMDEMAQNPEKGRVNISAAIENDLKTAHEARPMSMLPQIWTDYKKDELASIYNGKGTQNEKEKIYAILFGINASQNNSWNKIKD, via the coding sequence ATGAGTTGGCTTCTATTATGCAGTAATGCAGCCCACTCTCAAGAACTTCAGGCAACTATAAACATCAACCATTCGCAAATTCAAGGTACTGATAATACTGTATTCGACAATTTGCGAAATACGCTGTCACAATTTATGAATGACAGGAAATGGACTAATCTCCAATTCCAGAAAAACGAGCGTATAGCATGCAGTTTCAATATTACCGTCACAAAATATGACAGAGCGACTAATATGTTTACGTGCAAGGCTATCATACAAGCCAATCGTCCTGTATATAATTCAGCATACAACACAACATTATACAATAATACTGACAATGATTTCAACTTTGAGTTTACAGAATTCAATCAACTTGAATTCAATGACGAAAGTGTTGATAACCAACTAACTGCACTTTGTGCCTACTACGCATATCTGATAATAGGAATGGATATTGATTCATTTTCACCTATGGGTGGCGAGGATGTATTACAACGGTGCATGAACGTAGCCAACAACTCACAGAATCTTAACTATACCGGATGGAAGAGTTTTGATGACAGCAAAAATAGATACGCTATCATAAATGATTATATTGACGAGGGAATGAAACCATTCCGCCAACTACAATATGATTATTATAGAAACGGAATGGATGAGATGGCTCAAAATCCCGAAAAAGGCAGAGTGAACATATCTGCAGCTATAGAAAACGACCTTAAAACAGCTCATGAGGCACGACCAATGAGTATGCTACCGCAGATATGGACAGATTATAAAAAAGACGAACTGGCTAGCATTTACAATGGTAAAGGAACGCAGAATGAAAAAGAAAAGATATATGCTATCCTATTTGGAATAAATGCAAGCCAAAACAACTCTTGGAACAAAATTAAAGATTAG
- a CDS encoding 3'-5' exonuclease, whose product MKLNITKPLIVFDLETTGLDIVNDRIIQLSYIKVNPDGSEDRGDYLVNPKKHIPNEVVALTGIDDEKVKDSPTFKELSSELSEKFKGCDFAGFNSNRFDVPMLAEEFLRAGIDYDFSKSRLIDAQTIFHKMEKRNLAAAYKFYCGHKMEDDFEAHRADQDTEATYRVLMGELEMYTAENQEEPERVLPNDMDYLADFSKQNDNVDFAGRVVWKPITDKDGNPLTDKQGNPQKQEVFNFGKYKDMPVAEVLKKDPGYYSWMLGADFPNNTKQILTRIRLREFNNR is encoded by the coding sequence TTGAAACTAAATATTACAAAGCCCTTGATAGTCTTCGATTTAGAGACTACGGGGCTTGATATTGTAAACGACAGAATAATACAGCTATCATATATAAAGGTTAATCCTGATGGTAGTGAGGATAGAGGCGATTATTTAGTAAATCCAAAGAAGCACATTCCTAACGAGGTTGTTGCTTTAACTGGCATTGACGACGAGAAGGTTAAGGACTCTCCTACTTTCAAGGAACTGTCATCTGAATTAAGCGAAAAATTCAAAGGATGCGATTTTGCCGGATTTAATTCAAATAGATTTGACGTTCCAATGCTTGCTGAGGAATTTTTGCGTGCAGGTATTGACTATGACTTCTCTAAAAGCAGACTCATCGACGCACAGACAATATTCCACAAGATGGAAAAGCGTAATCTAGCGGCTGCATACAAATTCTATTGCGGACACAAGATGGAAGATGATTTCGAGGCTCATCGTGCTGACCAAGATACAGAAGCAACATATCGTGTGCTTATGGGCGAACTTGAAATGTACACAGCTGAGAATCAAGAAGAGCCAGAAAGAGTTTTGCCTAACGACATGGACTACCTTGCGGATTTCTCAAAACAAAACGACAATGTAGACTTTGCAGGAAGAGTTGTATGGAAGCCAATAACAGATAAGGACGGCAATCCACTTACCGACAAACAGGGTAATCCACAAAAGCAGGAGGTATTCAATTTCGGAAAGTACAAGGATATGCCTGTTGCTGAGGTGTTGAAGAAAGATCCAGGATATTACTCTTGGATGCTTGGAGCAGACTTCCCAAACAATACCAAACAGATTCTTACTCGTATCAGATTAAGAGAATTCAATAATAGATAA
- a CDS encoding RNA methyltransferase — protein MISKAKIKYIKSLQHKKIRNGEGVFVAEGHKVVGDLLAKYQAKIIVATNEWIKANNNVNADEIIEVTEEELSKVSFLQHPQMVLAIFKLFEYDAPIIKDNDETLYIALDGVQDPGNLGTIIRIADWFGITDIYCSNDTADIYNPKVVQATMGSIARVKLHYTDLSKLIGSLPPNYPVYGTLLEGTDIYKEELSKNGIIVMGNEGNGISPEIRKMISRKLLIPNYPTGRETAESLNVAIATAVTCAEFRRRMI, from the coding sequence ATGATTAGCAAAGCTAAAATAAAATATATCAAATCTCTTCAACACAAGAAGATTAGAAATGGCGAAGGTGTGTTTGTAGCTGAAGGTCACAAAGTTGTAGGCGACCTGCTGGCAAAATACCAAGCTAAGATTATTGTGGCTACGAATGAATGGATTAAGGCAAACAACAATGTGAATGCTGACGAAATAATAGAAGTGACAGAAGAAGAACTTTCAAAAGTTAGTTTCTTGCAGCATCCCCAAATGGTACTTGCCATATTTAAATTGTTTGAATACGATGCCCCCATCATAAAAGATAACGATGAAACATTGTATATTGCTCTTGATGGAGTGCAAGACCCAGGCAACTTAGGAACAATTATACGCATTGCAGACTGGTTTGGCATTACTGATATTTATTGCAGCAATGATACTGCCGACATATACAATCCGAAAGTTGTACAAGCAACAATGGGCAGTATTGCACGAGTGAAACTTCATTATACAGACCTAAGCAAGTTAATTGGCTCTCTCCCACCTAACTATCCTGTTTATGGAACGTTGCTAGAAGGAACAGATATTTATAAAGAGGAACTTTCAAAAAATGGTATAATCGTTATGGGAAATGAAGGAAACGGTATATCACCTGAAATAAGAAAGATGATTAGTCGCAAACTACTCATCCCTAATTACCCTACAGGCAGAGAGACTGCAGAATCCCTTAACGTAGCAATTGCCACAGCTGTGACATGCGCTGAATTCAGACGTAGAATGATCTAA
- a CDS encoding DEAD/DEAH box helicase, translating into MDRRLILAVAGAGKTHFVINMLNLDKQFLIVTYTENNVMNIRKRIMNTFGYMPQNITLISYFQFLIHMCYQPFLKDKFQAKGISWIMPGDWTRYKKDNSYYMTQNRYLYHNRIANLCMKYCADLVKARIEKFYDYFMIDEVQDLSGHDFNLIQVIIPATISCLFVGDFYQHTFDTSNDGNINHGLYNDYEKYKRKWSMKGITVDETTLSNSYRCSPTACELVTQKLHIQITSHRQDITKNILIDNQTDADILFRDNTKVKLFYQEAYKYLCYAENWGKSKGLDSFQDVCIVLNETTFKAYNSNTLHQLTPSTRNKFYVACTRAKGDIYFIPHKFIDKYKQH; encoded by the coding sequence ATGGATAGACGATTAATATTAGCAGTAGCTGGAGCAGGCAAAACACATTTCGTAATTAATATGCTCAATTTAGACAAGCAATTTTTAATTGTTACCTATACGGAAAACAATGTGATGAATATTCGAAAGCGTATAATGAACACTTTCGGGTATATGCCACAGAATATTACACTCATATCATATTTTCAGTTCTTAATACATATGTGCTATCAACCTTTTCTCAAGGATAAATTTCAAGCGAAAGGTATCTCTTGGATTATGCCTGGAGATTGGACTAGATATAAAAAGGATAATTCGTATTATATGACACAAAATAGATACCTGTATCATAACAGAATTGCTAATTTATGTATGAAATATTGTGCTGATTTAGTAAAAGCACGCATTGAAAAATTCTACGACTACTTTATGATTGATGAAGTTCAAGATCTTAGTGGTCATGATTTTAACTTAATACAAGTCATTATCCCAGCTACAATTAGCTGTCTATTTGTGGGCGATTTCTACCAACATACCTTTGATACCAGCAACGATGGTAATATAAATCATGGACTGTATAATGACTACGAGAAATACAAACGAAAATGGTCTATGAAGGGAATTACTGTTGATGAGACTACACTTTCAAATAGTTATAGATGTTCACCTACAGCTTGCGAACTTGTTACACAGAAACTACATATCCAAATTACATCTCATAGGCAAGATATTACAAAAAATATTTTAATTGATAACCAAACTGACGCAGATATTCTCTTTCGCGATAACACAAAAGTTAAACTATTCTATCAAGAAGCTTACAAGTACCTATGTTATGCCGAGAACTGGGGTAAATCCAAAGGTCTTGATAGTTTTCAGGACGTTTGTATTGTGTTAAATGAAACAACCTTCAAAGCATATAACAGTAACACACTACATCAACTAACCCCGTCTACAAGAAATAAATTCTATGTGGCATGCACTAGAGCAAAAGGAGATATTTATTTTATTCCACATAAATTTATTGATAAATACAAACAACATTAG
- a CDS encoding DUF3127 domain-containing protein, with product MELQGKVIVALTERTGVSSRGEWKSQDFVIETHESYPHKMVFSVFGAERLQRFNIQVGQEVSVSFDIDAHEYNGRWFNSIRAFDVRQIDPATLGAGAAPAAFNAAPSAQAPFPPAQNADGAESADDLPF from the coding sequence ATGGAATTACAAGGTAAGGTAATTGTAGCTCTAACAGAGCGTACTGGTGTTTCTAGCCGTGGAGAATGGAAATCACAAGATTTCGTCATTGAAACTCATGAATCATATCCTCACAAGATGGTATTCTCTGTCTTTGGTGCAGAGCGTTTGCAGCGTTTCAATATTCAGGTAGGTCAGGAAGTATCGGTATCTTTTGATATTGATGCACATGAGTATAATGGCCGTTGGTTTAACAGTATTCGTGCTTTTGACGTTCGTCAGATTGATCCAGCCACTTTGGGTGCAGGCGCAGCTCCTGCTGCTTTCAATGCAGCTCCATCAGCTCAGGCTCCATTCCCTCCAGCACAGAATGCTGACGGTGCAGAGAGTGCTGATGATCTTCCATTCTAA
- the dnaN gene encoding DNA polymerase III subunit beta, producing MRFTLSSGTLNARLQSLSKVINSKNSIPILDSFLFEVSNSELKITASDNENVMTSSVALDECDGEGSFAVPNRTILDAVKELPEQPLAFDVDTEALTIKILYQNGMYNFTAQNADEYPHTQTVPDSATIITLNSTSLINNITRSLFATAQDELRPVMNGIYFDLTTDYLAIVATDGHKLVRNQNFNIKSETAASFILPKKPATLLKNVLSKDGSDVVIKFDDRCAEIKFADGQLSCRLIEGNYPNYNSVIPENPNNMNIDRKSLIGALRRVLPFASESSQLIRFHIEAGKLEVSSEDIDFATSAKEQITCEYSSQPINIGFKGSSLQEILTNIESDEVIFQLADPSRAGVIVPAEQPENENILTLIMPMLLND from the coding sequence ATGAGATTCACATTATCAAGCGGAACACTTAACGCACGTCTACAATCACTTTCAAAAGTGATTAATAGCAAGAATTCTATTCCAATTCTTGACAGCTTCCTTTTCGAAGTGAGTAACAGTGAACTAAAAATAACTGCATCAGACAACGAGAATGTTATGACATCATCCGTTGCACTTGACGAGTGTGATGGCGAAGGCAGTTTTGCTGTACCAAACCGTACTATTCTTGACGCTGTAAAAGAGCTTCCAGAACAGCCACTGGCATTTGATGTAGATACAGAGGCACTGACCATAAAGATTCTCTATCAGAACGGTATGTATAACTTCACCGCACAGAATGCAGATGAATATCCACATACACAGACAGTTCCTGATAGTGCAACAATTATAACTCTGAACTCAACATCACTCATTAACAATATCACACGTTCATTATTCGCTACTGCTCAGGATGAGCTAAGACCCGTAATGAATGGTATATATTTTGACCTTACAACAGACTATCTAGCTATTGTAGCAACAGACGGTCACAAGCTTGTACGCAATCAAAACTTTAATATTAAGAGTGAAACTGCAGCATCATTCATCTTGCCTAAGAAACCAGCAACATTACTAAAGAATGTACTTAGCAAAGACGGAAGCGATGTTGTGATCAAATTTGACGATCGTTGTGCAGAGATTAAATTCGCAGACGGACAATTGTCTTGCCGCCTGATTGAAGGTAATTATCCTAACTATAACAGCGTAATTCCTGAAAATCCAAACAACATGAACATTGACCGCAAAAGCCTTATCGGAGCACTTCGCCGTGTACTTCCGTTTGCAAGCGAAAGCAGTCAGTTGATACGTTTTCACATCGAGGCTGGAAAGTTGGAAGTTTCTTCAGAAGATATTGACTTCGCTACAAGCGCAAAGGAACAAATCACATGCGAATACAGCAGTCAACCAATAAACATCGGTTTCAAGGGTAGTTCATTACAAGAAATACTTACCAATATCGAAAGCGACGAAGTTATCTTCCAGTTGGCAGACCCTAGTAGAGCAGGAGTTATAGTACCAGCAGAGCAGCCTGAGAATGAAAACATCCTCACACTGATTATGCCAATGTTGCTGAACGACTAG